cagttatttctatcttttgctgtagtgtgtcagtaggaaatatcagtttacatttctaAACATTCGTTTTGccattaatagtaataatacagttagatttttgtctgacagcagccagtgctccacacaagAGATCTGATACCTTGTATTTAGCATGCGGATATGCAGTTTCAACAGTGTTTAGCATAAACTACTGTAGGTGGTTCTTGCTAACTACTGTATAACAGGAGACATTTACCAGTAACAGAAAACAAAGCTCagttttcaagtaactagtaaaagtatcacattatttttaaatttacaacaaaataactgagtgactttttcaaataagcaaTGCAAgctactttgttttcccatttattcactgacactGTTGAGAGGAATTATGAGTGAGGTGCAGAGGAAGAGGCATTTTCTTCAGCCTTATtcttattaatttcactttttggTGTAAAAGTGcctttacagttgccaaaaatataacttttggggtttttgttattaataaaaaacaattaagcaagcccagcccagccaaagtaatgtaatgcattacaatgttgtgttactccataaaaagtaactaattgcattacttagttactttttatggaaagtaatgcaatgcaattagttactttttatggagtaacacaatattgtaatgcattacttttaaatgtaactttCCCTGACACTGAATATGGCAGTTACACACTGGGATAGCTAGCTAGCTAGTCCACTGAACTAACTTTAACATGAAAAGAACTTCtgtaaagtttaaaaatatcaGAGCCAGTTGTTGGGGTGGGCTCTTACAGCGGTGACCACTGAGCTTCAGAAAAACAAACTAACCACTGTCCTTTTTCctcaacaaacatttaggaTAGCATCGATCAGGCGTCAAGACACactatttgaaatgattttcttTATTGACTGGAAAGCAGTGCAGAGAGATATGGGGATAGATTTATTTAAGCATTAAAATGTGACCCAGGTCTTTATGAGCCAACATGTTGCAGGCAAGTGTGCTATGATCTGCACCACTCACTCCGACAAGACAAAGACCATTAATGGATCTTGGCTAGAAATAATCAGTATCATAAACGGTTATGTTTTAGGACCGATACTGTTCTCATGTGCAGAATTTTGTTCATTCACATCCAAACTGAAATTTCATAAATATGGCACATAAGAGCAATACATTCAACACCTTCAGCTGGTTTGAACGGATTCTGATTGATGAAAAtctgtgcatgtaaacataatAACCAGTGCTACTACAATAAATGTCTTCAAGTGGGTATTAAATGACACTTCAGTGAATCTGTTTTGGGacaatacatttttctcataGGCTACAAATCCTCTAATCCAGTTGTGTCCACCTTTACTTTGATGAACAGCGTGTCGTCTCTCACATAAACGGCATTTCGAGGGGCCTCCAGATCGCCGTGGGATATGAATCTCGGGAAACCTGTGGCCACATTAGCATCAGATGTTGGCCGACGAAAGCTATCGCTGTTGGTATCGGGGGTGAAAGTATTGCTCTTGTGGTTCCTCAAGCTGCTTTGGTCCAGCAGTGTTAACGTTACGTTCTGTTTGAACGGCCACGGTAAGAGTGAGTCGAAGTCTCCACGCATTATCGTGATGTAGAGCGACAGGTGAGTGCCTCTCCCTGAGTTGTCCCCGCCAAGGTAAGCACGCACACTGAGCTTGTAGCCGCTACGGCTAGTGTAGAAGGGGGTCGAGTTGAGCGAGGTGCCGGCCTCTTTCCGGTGCCAGTAGTCGCGCACTTTCCAGATGAGCTTCCCGTCATAGGAAGTGGATTCCAGCTGGCGGAAACGCTGCTCGTTACACTGCAGCTGCTCCACGTGGATGTCTAACAAGCGGGTATGACGCTGACACGTCTGTTCTAACGCACCTGAgggacacaaacacacacagttctACTGTTACCGTTTCGCAAAGAACATCTGGATGGAATTGTTCTGTGTGAGACCAGAAACAAACTCTATAATTCACTCAtcttgttgttccaaacctgtataggCCACGACACACTAAGCCAGGGTTGTCTTGACTTGGTCCAAaaaatgctaatgctaatggAAAGGATAGGCCGTTTGTTTTTTATGGATGTCAATGGAGGTGAGGCTTCACTAGACTGAATAAACAACCTTTTAGAGGAAACGGCTCATGATATCCATAAATGCCGATTGGGTGTTGTACaactctgactgaaattcaatgacgtcaaggctgtaatgtgattggttaGTAAGGGACACGTGATCAAAGTTAGCCATTATGCTTTCTCTGATAGTAAGTAATACAGACCCTCTCATCTCCCTATAGTAAGACAATCTCTGGCCAGTGTCctgcagtttagctccaacttgtctcaacacacctgcttggaagtttgtAGTATGCCTAGTAACAccttggttagctggctcaggtgtgtttaattggggttggagctaaactctgcaggctGTTGGCCCTTCAGGATCAGGATTGGACCTCCCTGGATTAAACAATGTCAACGTAGGGCTGGACGATATGACCTAAAATCAAAATCTCGATTAATTGAACATTATACCTTGATTACAATTaatgaaagattattttatttatttatttgccctCTGACAAGGTCTGTTCTGTAAATATGCTCAACTATTAAAGGTGGGATATTTTATCTAATGAAAGTGTGCATTTCTTAtctttgtgattttaaaataataaaaagctaaACATTGCAGGAaggtggccctccaggagcaagATTGGACACCCGGCCCAGTTCTTACATTACTGCAATGACAACAAACATCAATACTCAATGGCAACATTATATTTTGGCCAGTAAAACCATGCGTTATTCAAATGTTGAAAGTCTACCTAATTTGTTTAGCAAGACCGGtttcttcaaactgttgctccACCAGAAAACTACCCAGTTGAacaaaccagcatatgctgattaggtatgttttgaagcatagtagctggtttgagctggtcatgtgctggtcggTCCTGAACTGGTTAGCTCCTGCTCAAGACCAGCTTGacttaaagggcacctattatgcaaaatcaaTTTATACGTGGTGTTTGGACAGAAAtatgtgttggcagtgtgtgaccACAAGCCTACACACCATACAATGATAAAACTCCACCCTCTCCTTATTTTTTAATCCCCATTAAACCAAATCAGTCTCACTAGTCCTGCTGTTTTGGTTCTCTAAGCAATATGACGTCACATTGCTTAGGCCCCGCCCATGCCTTTGACTGACAGCCCTGCATTGCCATAGTTTCTGCCCTCAGAGTGTTGTATGCTATCCTTCATTTTCTCCGCTCTTGAGCAGCTGTATCATCAACAATGTCTCGTAAGCAATCCCCGTATAAGACTGAAGATAAGAGTCTCCCAACATTTTGGGcctgtattcacaaaacatttcatCTTACCACTAGgagttctcctaaatagcagtaaaaaattttagctaagagttttctcttaaaacctatccacaaagctgctgagacgaacttttactaaggaatagagagaagtcttaaaggtcccatggcatgaaaatttcactttgtgaggttttttaacattaatatgagtccccctagcctgcctatggtcccccagtgtctagaaatggcgataggtgtaaaccgagccctgggtatcctgcttcacctttgagaaaatgaaagctctgatgcccaatctggaatcttccctttatgtcgtcatacggggaaaggttacctcccctttctctgttttgcccgcccatgagaaaatgagctactaatGTGCGAGgtgagcgcaatattttttttccctcgagagacatcatggcttgcaaacgagcaaagcatggcagttgctcagtgtttggatgtataaatgaacaccaaagtatttttttagttccttcatccgagcctatggctagcattatctacatgataataactgtaacagcatacataaacaaaccaactaaagtaccgtatccagacacaatattttaaactaaccattcggagacgtcctgctgtagccgctgagttgcaacttcttcatccggtgcttctccatccggatcagattctgggtcaaactgaaaagcttgaaggactgtgtgtctacgagccattgtgatacatccactgtcaacattagcgcatggtagcacatggtagcgcaagctggttagggccacacacccaccctccaccttgccccgcctctctcctcctcattagcatttaaagctacagacacagaatggcacatcctaaggaaagctcattgtgggactggctcgtagtggctgaaattctgcaccaaggctgactGCACCGATGACAGCTTAGTGCGAGCTCTGTAACATAGCGCTGTTTCGTCccactttcagtgcatttggcTTCCCATATGTACGGCTGAACACCGTACTCTCGCTCTCAGTCATGTTGCTGTTTATTGTTGTAGGTATGCATAGCAGAGAGATGTATACGCTACGCCCTCTTCTGGAGACGGGGatatgcagctcatttgcatttaaagtgatACACACCAAAACAGCTCTTTTTTAgacacaccccaaaaatgacattttccagatattataataaattatctgtggggtattttgagctgaaacttcataaacacattctggggacacccaagGCCAATATTATATCTTATAAAAAagggcataataggtgccctttaagtGCTGCATTTGATACAATAGATCACCAGATTCTCATAAATAGATTAGATGAAGTGATTACAGTATGTTGGTCTATATGGAActgttttgaattgtttttaatcATACCTTAGCGGAGGAACATTTGTAGTATCTATTAATAATACCTTGTCTGAACATTACAAGTTATCAtgtggggttcctcagggatcaatTTGAGGACCACTGCTTTTTAATCTTTATATGTTACGTTTCAGTCACATTATCAGGAGGCATGGTACAGTGGATCTTTTTTCATagttatgctgatgacacacagttGTATGTAACCGTGTCTCCTGATGATCATGTTCAACTTGATTCTCTTGTAAATTGCATCCAAGGCACAAAGGACAGGATGTCACAAAATTTCTTACAACTCAACCAAGATAAAACGGAGGTTTAGATTATTGGATCAAaagcacagagagagaaattgaTCCCTAAACTAAATATACTGGGATTAAATCCAAGCcaagtggaaaaaaaattagaggAGTTGTCTTTGATTCGGAATTTAACTTTAAAGCTcatgtatataatattatgaaaattgcattttataatctgaagcaatatagaaaaaaataatgcataaattTATAACTAGCAGGCTTGACTATTGTAATGTGCTCCTTTCAGGTCAACTAAAGAATCCAATTAATCAACTAATACAAAATTGTGCTGTTAGAATATCGACAAAAGCGAAAAAGAGAGATCACATTACACCTGTATTGAAGTCATTACATTGGTTACCTGTTAGTTTTCGTATTGATTTTCAAAATCTTTTATTAGTTTATAAGGCATTGCACGGATTTGCTCCAGTCtatcttttaaaaatgcttaCAGTATATGAACCCAGAAGGACTCTCAGATCTTCAGATTCTTTTCTTCTAACTGTACCTCATAGTAGAACTAAAAAGTTTGGTGATGCTGCTTTTAGCCGCCATGCTCCTCGCCTCTGGAACAACCCTCCAGAGGACATAAGATGCACTGAAAGTATtaataagtaataaaaaattaaaaacatatttttttagtCTGGCCTTCCTGTGATGTCCTATAAAATCTttgtatatttcatattttgtttttcattcattttaatgtttcatattttaatgataaaatttaaaattttgttctTGTATTTTAATGGGtttatttctattttgtatttggtGTACTCAATTGTTTAAGTATTTGGTTCCTTCTTgcttgtaaagcactttgaactGCATTAAGTTGTTtggaaaagtgctatataaataaatatttgcaagATTTTGCTTGCTAAACCAGCTCATGATGACcaactaaggaccagcttaaaccagctccaaccagctgccatgcttcaaaacatacctaaccagctgtttttttcaacagggtagTTGACCCAAAGGGAAACCTGTCTTTAGAAGACTGTTTACACTAccatcctgcagagtttagctcccaCCCTGATCAAACAAAAAGATGTTCAGGATCGAATACAACAGCCAGGGGTCTTGGAACTAAAATCTGTACGAAGACAGTCCTCTAAGAGCAGGGTGGGCCACCCGTGGTTTACACTAATGCCCACTAAAGCTTTCCTTGCAACAAGGCTGGGAACACAACTTGTaattatccatccatccatttccAAACTGCAGGTCATGTAGGGTCATGGGGTTGTTGGAGCCTGTCCCAGCATTACATGGGTGACTCACACCGATGTGCAATTTACAATTCCCCTGTCCTGCATGACGTCTTTGGATTGTGCACCCCGAGGAACCAGGGACCTTCATGCATCACTATCAAGGTCATGCATCTTGGAACCCAACAGCGCAACTGAGGCCAAACTATTGAATGTTTGCATTGTGCATTTTGAGGTTCACCCATCTAGTCCAGCAGGTCTCTACAAGTAAACTGTGTCAACATTCAAGTGGCCCATCAGACTTGACTTACCCAGGTGTTCCTTGAGGCTTTCTGTGACCGCCACCTGCTGTCTGAGGGAGTCCAGTGATGCCCGAAGGCGTGGGAGCTCTTCACTCAGTTCAGACCCCAGAACTCCCCGCAGATCCCTCAGTTCACGCTGAACACTACAGATCCCCACTCGCTGCTCCTCCACAGACCTCtgccacacaaacacagatcATACAGTTAACTCTGATGTACATACAAACGGTTATATAACAATAACTGTGCATTATCCATGTATTTGGCAAATagatatataaaaatgcaaatacaatatgcataattttttttcatccaaTAAGAAGACATAACACAATCTACGATGGAAACAAAATGCaccaaaaatttttttttacaaaaataatgtggCACTGCCTGAACAGATCATTTGATTGGATAGCCGGACCGACTGGTGGACCAATCTCTGTGCACACCAtcttaaatgttgttttaatcaTTGCTTGAGCCAATGTCTGTCATCAAAATGATTCCTTGAAGAACTGTCGATTGCATTCACAAATATTAGGCATCCAATGCAACAGTGCTTGTTATTGTGTTTCGCAAGTAATTTATTATGTAGGAAAAAGAGCTACGTTGACTTCCCGGGTTGCAGCAActtatattgtattattgatATTTTGTACCAGTTTCCCAGGAAGTGACGTTTTTGATCTCTTGAACACATGAGATGAAAATAGcgctttattcgcaaatgtttaaCGCAGTATTCCAATTTTTATTCGCTATGACGCTATAATGACTTATGACCACATAAATAATGGCAATAATACATTATTGTACAATGAATGTTGAGAATTCTCTAAATAACAAAAGTAATTGACATTAGAGTGAAAATTATCGCTGCTATGGATTCAGAAACAAGTCGACTGTTCCTTAAACTTGGTATTGTTATAGGGTTTATGAGAATTTGAGAAGACGTTGTTTCTAAAATTACAGGACaactagcttttttttttatttaacacggGGTTTCTTTACCTGTAACGTAGTAAGAGTGCTGTCACACAGGGTGATGTCCCGGTCCAGATTACTGACCACAAGGCTTTTGTCCTTCAGCGCCCCCTGTTGGACTAACATATCCTTCTGCAGCTGTTCCACCTACAACCACGACCATTTGTATATTacatgcaacatttttatttaagcaATAGTAAGCTTAGCACGTAATGGGATGTACTTATAACATTGTTTTATGAACCATAATTTCTCCATgatttctttttgtattttacacTGATATTTATACAGCTTGTTTCATACCTGTTTCTCAAGTTTGGTGTTGCTCTCCAGAACAAGCCGAACATGGGAACTGAACTCTGAGTTTTCATGAACTTGCACTTTCCCTCTTTTAccctgaaagaaagaaagagttcAAAGCCTAAGATCCGAAAACGTATTACAGCTTCAGACAAACGGAAACATTTATTGAACTGCAACTTATTGAATAGgagaacataaataaaaagacaCTTTCACTTGCTTCAGTGTTAAATATGAATGTTTTCTTACTCTGAATGTGCAGCCgtagtttttataaatacagtcagtcTCCACTTCGAGACACTCATCAGCATGAGCTTGCAGCTGCAATGAGGATCAACAAGCAAATTAAAATACCTGACTATTCATGGAGCCCATATATTGATGGAAAAATATGAGAAATTAAATTTTCAAGCTCGCAAAAGTTTTGTCTTATACGTTTACATTACATT
The sequence above is a segment of the Onychostoma macrolepis isolate SWU-2019 chromosome 22, ASM1243209v1, whole genome shotgun sequence genome. Coding sequences within it:
- the traf5 gene encoding TNF receptor-associated factor 5, yielding MAAEENECPGLSRQNSELMKSWELESILANRTLRFVLRLEQQFICPSCGGIVLNPHQTGCGHIFCAQCVRAYIENGGSSKCPLDSIPIKPDEIFQDNCCKRELLNLEMYCTNAPDCTQRVTLCNLQDHLKACQYERIRCSNVGCNDTVLRKNLTDHERNICSVRLESCHHCRQSFLVSQLLVHQKTSCPEIEFPCPNKCLQMIKRHKLQAHADECLEVETDCIYKNYGCTFRGKRGKVQVHENSEFSSHVRLVLESNTKLEKQVEQLQKDMLVQQGALKDKSLVVSNLDRDITLCDSTLTTLQRSVEEQRVGICSVQRELRDLRGVLGSELSEELPRLRASLDSLRQQVAVTESLKEHLGALEQTCQRHTRLLDIHVEQLQCNEQRFRQLESTSYDGKLIWKVRDYWHRKEAGTSLNSTPFYTSRSGYKLSVRAYLGGDNSGRGTHLSLYITIMRGDFDSLLPWPFKQNVTLTLLDQSSLRNHKSNTFTPDTNSDSFRRPTSDANVATGFPRFISHGDLEAPRNAVYVRDDTLFIKVKVDTTGLEDL